The proteins below come from a single Rhipicephalus microplus isolate Deutch F79 unplaced genomic scaffold, USDA_Rmic scaffold_490, whole genome shotgun sequence genomic window:
- the LOC142794740 gene encoding uncharacterized protein LOC142794740: protein MSKRNYDEDEDEGEATEFADSSIENNPSQSNESMEESETTYRSVDSISRAHYEQPGTSRGRVTEDIQSPPLWALQLQDIPKRRRIVHDVFPARNDREAQDICIEIIKRFELGSTQYALTAISVHTDGTSIPHVHVIHDCSWSNGSCRCVAFSGFARRPNRSSIWSTNATTWDFFHLIQYLYSHPRVLEYFKVGRTDWAAYCRAEDMGQRSHSGHESSRVLEILYTQPACATPCNDATGSSASNPNNHSLCSREGNQAKTRKRQKRAAEEPLYDWLRQNPVSPLTNIVRTPKWLSDPHMRFIRLDDKHLQRAIQVFNDEMCSYTTLDFIEMYKNTQPLFDAPHGDLSSYYMTVEDSYNAVLELLNFQFDENQNEISDFVNNLYKLVEKIVPKKNCMEVVSPPSAGKNFFFDAVLSFYINRGTIRNFNRFSNFPLQDTVGRRILLWNEPNCESAAFDTVKKIFGGDVDSVAVKYSPDQTITRTPVIVLSNNEVFPNDEAFNHRMWRYKWKACPLLKRHDKKVHPMSLIRLYDNFVLDANYIRQK, encoded by the exons ATGTCGAAAAGAAACTACGATGAGGACGAAGACGAG GGAGAAGCTACAGAGTTTGCTGATTCAAGCATCGAAAATAATCCCAGCCAGTCTAATGAGAGCATGGAGGAGTCTGAGACAACTTATAGAAGCGTGGACAGTATTTCAAGAGCGCACTATGAACAACCAGGAACATCACGAGGAAGAGTTACAGAAGATATACAATCCCCTCCGCTGTGGGCACTGCAACTACAAGACATTCCAAAAAGAAGAAGAATTGTGCACGATGTCTTTCCCGCCAGAAACGACAGAGAGGCTCAGGACATTTGTATTGAAATTATTAAACGATTCGAACTCGGATCAACACAATACGCACTCACAGCAATCTCCGTTCACACTGACGGAACCAGCATCCCACATGTCCACGTCATTCACGACTGTAGCTGGAGCAACGGAAGCTGCCGATGTGTTGCATTCAGTGGCTTCGCTAGAAGACCAAACCGCTCGTCTATTTGGTCTACAAACGCAACCACTTGGGACTTCTTCCATCTTATCCAGTATTTGTATAGCCACCCCCGAGTCCTGGAATACTTTAAAGTGGGAAGAACAGATTGGGCTGCTTACTGTAGAGCTGAAGATATGGGACAACGCAGCCATTCGGGACACGAATCCTCAAGAGTTTTGGAAATACTGTACACGCAACCTGCGTGTGCAACTCCATGCAACGACGCAACCGGAAGTTCGGCAAGCAATCCAAACAATCATTCGCTATGCTCACGAGAGGGTAACCAAGCAAAAACCAGAAAACGTCAAAAGAGAGCAGCGGAAGAACCCCTCTACGACTGGCTCAGGCAGAACCCCGTATCACCACTAACGAACATTGTGAGAACACCAAAGTGGCTGTCTGATCCCCACATGAGATTTATTCGACTCGATGACAAGCACTTGCAAAGGGCCATTCAAGTCTTCAATGACGAAATGTGTAGCTATACAACATTGGACTTTATCGAAATGTATAAAAATACTCAACCACTCTTTGATGCTCCGCACGGTGACTTAAGTTCTTATTACATGACCGTGGAGGACTCGTATAATGCCGTGCTCGAACTGTTAAACTTTCAATTCGATGAAAACCAAAATGAAATTTCCGACTTTGTAAACAACCTCTATAAGCTCGTCGAAAAAATTGTGCCCAAAAAAAACTGTATGGAAGTGGTGTCCCCTCCTAGTGCTGGCAAAAACTTTTTCTTTGATGCTGTGCTCTCTTTCTATATAAACAGAGGAACTATCCGCAACTTTAACCGCTTCTCTAACTTTCCCCTTCAAGACACAGTGGGTCGCCGTATACTCTTGTGGAACGAACCCAACTGCGAATCTGCCGCCTTTGACACAGTAAAGAAGATCTTCGGTGGCGATGTAGACTCTGTGGCTGTCAAGTACTCTCCCGACCAGACCATTACAAGGACACCCGTCATTGTGCTGTCCAACAACGAGGTGTTCCCGAACGACGAAGCCTTCAACCACCGCATGTGGAGATACAAGTGGAAGGCTTGTCCCTTGCTCAAACGTCACGACAAGAAAGTGCACCCCATGTCTTTGATACGCTTGTATGACAATTTTGTACTCGATGCAAACTACATAAGGCAAAAATAA